From the Toxotes jaculatrix isolate fToxJac2 chromosome 15, fToxJac2.pri, whole genome shotgun sequence genome, one window contains:
- the LOC121194757 gene encoding solute carrier family 35 member F5-like isoform X2: MFRDQQIMYIFKRQEYNKPFFSTFTKTSMFVLYLLGFLLWRPWRQQCTGTLKRRHSAFFADAETYFAPCTTDTTVNNCLSEPLYVPVKFQDVPAEHSNCLIGDCDSSTSKKNRVRFSNIMEVRQLPSTQALEAKLSRMSYPAAKDHEAMLRTVGKLTITDVAKISFFFCFVWFLANLAYQEALSDMQVAIVNILSSTSGLFTLILAAIFPSNSSDRFTLSKLLAVALSMGGVALVSFSSMDNPDEKGLIGSLWSLAGAILYAVYIVMIKRRVDREDKLDIPMFFGFVGLFNLLLLWPGFLLLHYTGFEAFELPSQLVWTYILINGLIGTVLSEFLWLWGCFLTSSLIGTLALSLTIPLSIMADICMQKVRFSWLFFAGAVPVFLSFFIATLLCHYNNWDPVLVGLRRVYAFICRKHRIQRLPEDSEQCESLIPLHAFSPNEGSFCS; this comes from the exons ATGTTCAGGGATCAGCAGATAATG TACATTTTCAAGAGACAGGAATACAACAAACCCTTCTTCAGCACTTTCACCAAGACCTCCATGTTTGTGCTGTATTTGCTGGGGTTCCTGCTGTGGCGGCCCTGGAGGCAGCAGTGCACTGGCACTCTCAAGCGCCGCCACTCTGCATTT TTTGCTGATGCTGAGACTTACTTTGCACCCTGCACCACTGACACCACTGTGAACAACTGTTTG AGTGAACCACTGTATGTACCAGTGAAGTTCCAGGATGTACCTGCTGAACACTCAAATTGTTTAATTGGAGACTGTGACTCTT CAACCTCCAAAAAGAACCGAGTGCGTTTTAGTAATATCATGGAGGTGCGTCAGCTGCCTTCTACTCAAGCTCTGGAGGCCAAGCTGTCCCGCATGTCCTACCCAGCTGCCAAGGACCATGAAGCCATGTTGCGCACAGTGGGCAAGCTAACCATCACTGATGTGGCCAAaatcagcttcttcttctgctttgtg TGGTTCCTGGCTAACCTGGCCTACCAGGAAGCTCTGTCCGACATGCAGGTTGCAATTGTCAACATTCTGTCATCCACCTCag GCCTGTTCACGCTCATCTTAGCAGCCATATTTCCCAGCAATAGCAGTGACCGTTTCACCTTGTCCAAACTTCTGGCTGTGGCTCTGAG CATGGGCGGGGTGGCCCTTGTGAGTTTCTCCAGCATGGACAACCCTGATGAGAAAGGCCTGATAG GTTCGTTGTGGTCGCTGGCTGGGGCCATACTTTACGCTGTCTACATTGTAATGATCAAGAGACGAGTGGATCGGGAGGATAAGCTTGACATTCCCATGTTCTTTG GGTTTGTGGGTCTGttcaacctgctgctgctgtggccagGCTTCCTCCTGCTTCACTACACAGGCTTCGAGGCCTTTGAACTTCCCAGCCAGCTGGTGTGGACTTACATCCTCATCAATGGCCTCATTGGAACCGTCCTCTCCGAGTTCCTCTGGCTCTG GGGCTGTTTCCTCACATCATCTCTAATCGGAACTCTGGCGTTGAGCCTCACTATCCCACTTTCTATTATGGCAGATATTTGTATGCAGAAG gtaCGTTTCTCGTGGTTGTTTTTTGCCGGGGCAGTCCCagtcttcctttccttcttcatCGCCACACTCTTATGCCATTACAACAACTGGGACCCTGTGCTGGTGGGGCTGAGGAGAGTATACGCCTTCATTTGCAGGAAACATCGTATTCAGAG ACTGCCAGAAGACAGCGAGCAGTGTGAAAGCCTTATTCCTCTACACGCTTTCTCCCCCAATGAAGGAAGCTTCTGTTCGTGA
- the LOC121194757 gene encoding solute carrier family 35 member F5-like isoform X1, which translates to MEWIFIMNRMSSQGSSTAQRRRMALGVVILLLVDVIWVASSELTSYIFKRQEYNKPFFSTFTKTSMFVLYLLGFLLWRPWRQQCTGTLKRRHSAFFADAETYFAPCTTDTTVNNCLSEPLYVPVKFQDVPAEHSNCLIGDCDSSTSKKNRVRFSNIMEVRQLPSTQALEAKLSRMSYPAAKDHEAMLRTVGKLTITDVAKISFFFCFVWFLANLAYQEALSDMQVAIVNILSSTSGLFTLILAAIFPSNSSDRFTLSKLLAVALSMGGVALVSFSSMDNPDEKGLIGSLWSLAGAILYAVYIVMIKRRVDREDKLDIPMFFGFVGLFNLLLLWPGFLLLHYTGFEAFELPSQLVWTYILINGLIGTVLSEFLWLWGCFLTSSLIGTLALSLTIPLSIMADICMQKVRFSWLFFAGAVPVFLSFFIATLLCHYNNWDPVLVGLRRVYAFICRKHRIQRLPEDSEQCESLIPLHAFSPNEGSFCS; encoded by the exons TACATTTTCAAGAGACAGGAATACAACAAACCCTTCTTCAGCACTTTCACCAAGACCTCCATGTTTGTGCTGTATTTGCTGGGGTTCCTGCTGTGGCGGCCCTGGAGGCAGCAGTGCACTGGCACTCTCAAGCGCCGCCACTCTGCATTT TTTGCTGATGCTGAGACTTACTTTGCACCCTGCACCACTGACACCACTGTGAACAACTGTTTG AGTGAACCACTGTATGTACCAGTGAAGTTCCAGGATGTACCTGCTGAACACTCAAATTGTTTAATTGGAGACTGTGACTCTT CAACCTCCAAAAAGAACCGAGTGCGTTTTAGTAATATCATGGAGGTGCGTCAGCTGCCTTCTACTCAAGCTCTGGAGGCCAAGCTGTCCCGCATGTCCTACCCAGCTGCCAAGGACCATGAAGCCATGTTGCGCACAGTGGGCAAGCTAACCATCACTGATGTGGCCAAaatcagcttcttcttctgctttgtg TGGTTCCTGGCTAACCTGGCCTACCAGGAAGCTCTGTCCGACATGCAGGTTGCAATTGTCAACATTCTGTCATCCACCTCag GCCTGTTCACGCTCATCTTAGCAGCCATATTTCCCAGCAATAGCAGTGACCGTTTCACCTTGTCCAAACTTCTGGCTGTGGCTCTGAG CATGGGCGGGGTGGCCCTTGTGAGTTTCTCCAGCATGGACAACCCTGATGAGAAAGGCCTGATAG GTTCGTTGTGGTCGCTGGCTGGGGCCATACTTTACGCTGTCTACATTGTAATGATCAAGAGACGAGTGGATCGGGAGGATAAGCTTGACATTCCCATGTTCTTTG GGTTTGTGGGTCTGttcaacctgctgctgctgtggccagGCTTCCTCCTGCTTCACTACACAGGCTTCGAGGCCTTTGAACTTCCCAGCCAGCTGGTGTGGACTTACATCCTCATCAATGGCCTCATTGGAACCGTCCTCTCCGAGTTCCTCTGGCTCTG GGGCTGTTTCCTCACATCATCTCTAATCGGAACTCTGGCGTTGAGCCTCACTATCCCACTTTCTATTATGGCAGATATTTGTATGCAGAAG gtaCGTTTCTCGTGGTTGTTTTTTGCCGGGGCAGTCCCagtcttcctttccttcttcatCGCCACACTCTTATGCCATTACAACAACTGGGACCCTGTGCTGGTGGGGCTGAGGAGAGTATACGCCTTCATTTGCAGGAAACATCGTATTCAGAG ACTGCCAGAAGACAGCGAGCAGTGTGAAAGCCTTATTCCTCTACACGCTTTCTCCCCCAATGAAGGAAGCTTCTGTTCGTGA